The genomic stretch GACCAACGACGCCACCTGGGTGGTCGTCGGCACCAACGCTAACCTGCGGGGCAACGGCGCCACCTACACGGCGATGGACACCAACGCGCCGGCCGCGGGGGCCTTCTACCGCGTGGACGTGCGGCTGCCGTAAGAAGAAGCGGCGCGGCCGGCGGGTCGAGGAGGGGCCGCACGTCGGGGTGATGGTTTGCCGCAAAGGCGCAGAGAGCGCGAAGAAACGCATCTACGCCTTGCGCGGGGCTCGCCTGCACCGAGCCTTCGGCGGGGGCGGTGTGGAAGCCGTCCCTCCCGATGTAAGGTTCTCAACATCCGCCAGATCCTGGTGTCTTCCGGCAAGGCGCTTGGCGGCCACCAAATCCTCGCGGGCGATAAATGAAACGGTGAGGTCTCCCAACACCACCTGCTCGCGCCGGGCGTAGGCCTTCGAGAAATCCAGTCCGCCCACGCCGCAGAGCAAATCAATCCTGTAGGGCGGGTGCCCCAATTGGATGACGGTGGTCGGGTCCTGGAAATCCGCGGCCGTCAGGCCGAGCGAGCCGAACCCGAAGTCCTCCATCGCCTTCAGCAGTCGGGCGACGTTGGAGGCGGAAGGACCGATCCAGATGTCGAGATCCTTGGTGTAGCGCGGGAATCCATGGTAGGCGACCGCGTATCCGCCGATCACCAGGTACTCAACGCCGCGGGCGCTTAACGAGGCGATAAACTCTTTGAAGTCCTTGCCCAGCATTCCCGTATTTCCATTCGTGGTACTCCGCGCGAAGCGACTCGAGGGCGCTCAAGCGCTCGGCGGGCGTCCGGGCGCGCCAGTACTCGACCTCGTTTCTCGGGGCGGTGAGCTTAGTCCGCGTGACATGCCGCGCAATCATCCGTGGCTTTCCATATATTACTATAGCATGTTCGGCGGAACGATAACAACAAAAGGGAATCCTATCACGACAACCCGTACAGCGCGTCGAAGTGCG from Kiritimatiellia bacterium encodes the following:
- a CDS encoding nucleotidyltransferase, which translates into the protein MLGKDFKEFIASLSARGVEYLVIGGYAVAYHGFPRYTKDLDIWIGPSASNVARLLKAMEDFGFGSLGLTAADFQDPTTVIQLGHPPYRIDLLCGVGGLDFSKAYARREQVVLGDLTVSFIAREDLVAAKRLAGRHQDLADVENLTSGGTASTPPPPKARCRRAPRKA